In the Ipomoea triloba cultivar NCNSP0323 chromosome 6, ASM357664v1 genome, one interval contains:
- the LOC116023470 gene encoding uncharacterized protein LOC116023470, protein MFERIGLLCSHTFVVFKDLNFEKISLKYVLNRWTKDVALKPIFHIDGLSFDQGPSMVERKVLLAQLCGDMQCCICLAKETEMDKLIEFARVVKGQTLLLITEQADLSHNQRKNVVIKSYCESSKPSEISILQPRKAKKQGQW, encoded by the coding sequence ATGTTTGAAAGAATTGGATTGCTGTGTAGCCACACTTTTGTAGTTTTTAAGGATTTGAACTTTGAGAAAATCTCTTTGAAATATGTGCTGAATCGATGGACTAAGGATGTAGCCTTAAAGCCTATCTTCCATATTGATGGTCTTAGCTTTGATCAAGGTCCAAGCATGGTTGAGAGGAAAGTGTTGTTGGCACAATTGTGCGGCGATATGCAGTGTTGTATTTGTCTAGCAAAAGAAACAGAAatggataaattgattgaatttgCACGAGTGGTTAAAGGGCAAACATTGCTATTGATAACAGAACAAGCTGATTTATCCCATAATCAAAGGAAGAATGTAGTTATAAAGTCTTATTGTGAGTCATCTAAGCCTTCTGAGATCTCTATTCTTCAACCAAGAAAAGCAAAAAAACAAGGGCAGTGGTAA
- the LOC116023468 gene encoding uncharacterized protein LOC116023468: MSSNKSSSSEFMAEVRCRCGDLAPMKMSWSYANPRKRYRACPRYAGNGSCRYFEWMDYDVSERVSNVLRGLLKKADKHEKEIEKLQFTIEKKDHELKMKILESNLKFLYGFGIGMIFARFVISIWMRSGSVNVGLMQLH, encoded by the exons ATGTCTAGCAACAAAAGTTCTTCATCGGAGTTCATGGCAGAGGTGCGATGTAGGTGCGGAGATTTGGCTCCAATGAAGATGTCATGGAGTTATGCTAACCCGAGGAAGAGATATAGGGCATGTCCTAGATACGCG GGAAATGGGAGCTGCCGGTATTTTGAATGGATGGACTATGATGTCTCGGAACGTGTATCAAATGTGCTTAGAGGTTTGTTGAAGAAGGCCGATAAGCATGAGAAGGAAATTGAAAAGCTGCAATTTACAATTGAGAAGAAAGATCATGAACTGAAAATGAAGATTTTGGAGTCAAATTTGAAGTTTTTGTATGGGTTTGGAATTGGTATGATATTTGCAAGGTTTGTTATCAGTATTTGGATGAGGAGTGGTTCTGTGAATGTAGGGTTAATGCAGTTACACTAA
- the LOC116023469 gene encoding uncharacterized protein LOC116023469 — MCEKIRLYLMTRMQKNRDRMSSYHSKVCPRILKLIEEGKDKCARFTAYKSVDEIYQVDDENFKPFKVDLSARQCSCRRWDLSGIPCTHAIAAIRKKGDLPEHHVHDYYSVEHYLRSYGPAILPIRAKELWHKTAMPPKYKPQPGRPKKKRKIDPVVEKPDQKKATKKGEVKKCRVCGMTGHNRTTCKGKSQQVQEQDCQGVPKPDSNVAANIDVQDQFQDVVVETQVSDFVLNEMESMSSQPSQPESNVIPTVSNFISSTIANEPTPSRKQFITVGGIKYTLCCGYGFGQYGMGLSSMA, encoded by the exons ATGTGTGAGAAGATAAGATTATACTTGATGACTAGGATGCAAAAGAATAGGGACAGAATGAGCTCTTATCATTCCAAGGTGTGTCCAAGAATTCTGAAATTAATAGAGGAAGGCAAAGATAAGTGTGCTAGATTCACTGCATATAAATCTGTTGATGAAATTTACCAAGTTGATGATGAAAACTTCAAGCCTTTCAAAGTAGATTTGAGTGCTAGGCAGTGTAGTTGCAGGAGATGGGACCTTAGTGGCATCCCATGTACACATGCCATTGCAGCTATAAGGAAAAAGGGTGACCTGCCAGAACACCATGTGCATGACTATTATTCAGTGGAGCACTATCTCAGATCATATGGCCCTGCAATCTTGCCAATCAGAGCTAAAGAATTATGGCACAAAACTGCTATGCCACCAAAGTATAAGCCACAACCCGGAAGGccaaaaaagaagaggaaaattgATCCAGTTGTAGAGAAGCCAGATCAAAAAAAGGCAACCAAAAAAGGTGAAGTTAAAAAGTGTAGGGTTTGTGGCATGACAGGTCACAATAGGACAACCTGCAAGGGAAAAAGCCAACAG GTACAAGAACAAGACTGTCAAGGTGTACCAAAACCAGACTCCAATGTGGCTGCAAATATTGATGTTCAAGACCAATTCCAAGATGTGGTAGTTGAGACACAAGTTTCAGATTTTGTGTTAAATGAAATG GAATCAATGTCATCCCAACCATCTCAACCTGAAAGCAATGTCATTCCAACAGTATCAAACTTCATTTCATCTACAATAGCTAATGAACCTACACCTTCAAGGAAGCAATTCATCACTGTTGGAGGAATCAAATATACTT TATGCTGTGGGTATGGTTTTGGCCAGTATGGTATGGGTTTGAGCAGTATGGCTTAG